The region CATCGCGGTCGGCATGGCGACGAACATGGCGCCGCACAACCTCGTCGAGGTGATCGGAGCGGCCAGGCACCTGCTGCACAACCCGAACGCCACGCTCGACGACCTGATGGAATTCGTGCCGGGCCCCGACCTACCGACCGGGGGAACGATCAGCGGGCTCGCCGGCATCAAGGACGCCTACGCCACCGGCCGCGGCGCCTTCAAGACCAGGGCAAAGGTGTCGACCGAGAGCATCTCGGCCCGTAAGACCGGCCTCGTCGTGACCGAACTGCCCTACATGGTCGGTGCCGAAAAGGTGATCGAGAAGATCAAAGACGGCGTCAACAGCAAAAAACTCAGCGGCATTTCGGATGTCACGGACCTCACCGACCGGCGGCACGGCCTCCGGCTCGTCATCGGCATCAAGACGGGTTTCAGCCCCGACGCGGTGCTCGAGCAGCTCTACCGTTTCACCCCGCTCGAAGACAGCTTCAACATCAACAACGTCGCCCTCGTCAACGGCGGCCCGCAGACCCTCGGGCTGCGCGACCTGCTGCAGGTCTACGTCGACCACCGTCTCGATGTCGTCACCCGCCGCAGCCGCTACCGTCTCGCCCGCCGACTCGAGCGACTGCACCTCGTCGAGGGCCTGCTCATCGCGATCCTCGACATCGACGAGGTCATTCAGGTCATCCGCCAGAGCGACGACTCCGAGGCCGCCCGCTCGCGCCTGCGCACGGTTTTCGACCTCAGCGAGCTGCAGGCCGAGTACATCCTCGAGCTGCGCCTGCGCCGCCTCACCAAGTTCAGCCGCATCGAGCTCGAGAACGAGAAGCAGCAGTTGCTCAGCGAGATAGCCGAACTCGAGGCGCTGCTCACCAGCCCGGCACGGCTGCGCGACCTCGTCTCGGTCGAGCTCGATGAGATCTCCGACCGCTTCGGAACCCCCCGCCGCACCCTCCTCACCGAGGCCCGTCCGTCGATCGCCACCTCGGCGTCGTCGCGCAAGAACGCTCCCGTGCTGGAGATCGCCGACACCGCCTGCCGCGTCTACCTCTCCACCACAGGTCGTGCCATCCGCGTCGACATCGCCGAACCGGTCGAGGGCGCCGACGAGACCGCCGTTCCCCTCGTGCGTCGCCGCACCAAGCACGACGCCATCCGGTCCTCCGTTGTGACCACCGCCCGTTCGGAGATCGGCGCGGTAACCAACCTCGGACGGCTCATCCGGTTCACCGCCGTCGACCTTCCCAACGTGCCGACCAACTCGATCCAGCTCGGCGCAGGGGCGCGCATCAGCGACTACCTCGCGATGACGAACAAGAAGGAGCGCGTGATCGCGTTCGTATCGCTCGAGTCAGAGGACTCGATCGTCGTCGGCACGCGTCAGGGCGTCGTGAAACGCATCGCGACCGGCGCGTATCCCAACAAGCCCGAGTTCGAGATCATCGCGCTCAAGGCCGGCGACGAGGTCGTCGGCGCCGCCCAGGGCCCCGACGGCGAGGAGCTCGTGTTCGTCACCTCCGACGCGCAGCTGCTGCACTTCTCCGCGTCGGCCGTGCGCCCGCAGGGAGCGGCCGCCGGCGGTGTCGCGGGCATCAACCTCGGTGCGAAGGCGTCGGTGATCTTCTTCGGCTCCGTCGACCCGGCGCGCGAGATCGTGGTCGCCACCGTGTCGAGCGCGACCGACGCGCTGCCCGGCGTCGACCCCGGCCGGGCGAAGGTCTCGCTGCTCGGCGAGTTCCCCGGAAAGGGGCGCGCGACGGGCGGGGTGCGCGCGCACTCCTTCCTCAAGGGCGAGGACGTGCTGTCTCTCGCCTGGGCCGGTCCCGCTCCGTCACTCGCGGTCGGCACGGACGGCTCGGTGCGCCAGCTGCCCGACGCCGGCGCGAAGCGCGACGCCTCGGGCACGCCGCTCGACGCTGCGGTCGGGTCGATCGGCACGTCGCTCTAGCGGGCACGCGCTGGTTGCCGTTTCCGCCGACAGGATGGGCGTGGCCTTGGCCGCCGATCCGTCCTGTCGAACGGTGGCGGACGGCACGCCGTCCTGGTGACCTACGTCGCCGAGGTCTCGATCCCGCGTTCGTCAAGCAGGTTCACGGCTT is a window of Conyzicola nivalis DNA encoding:
- a CDS encoding DNA gyrase/topoisomerase IV subunit A, yielding MATPANPPAPVSSATQPGEHIEEVDVSSEMQGSFLEYAYSVIYSRALPDARDGLKPVQRRILYQMSEMGLRPDRGHVKSARVVGEVMGKLHPHGDASIYDAMVRLTQDFILRVPLIDGHGNFGSLDDGPAAPRYTEARLHATALAMTESLDEDVVNFVPNYDNQLTQPEVLPAAFPNLLVNGASGIAVGMATNMAPHNLVEVIGAARHLLHNPNATLDDLMEFVPGPDLPTGGTISGLAGIKDAYATGRGAFKTRAKVSTESISARKTGLVVTELPYMVGAEKVIEKIKDGVNSKKLSGISDVTDLTDRRHGLRLVIGIKTGFSPDAVLEQLYRFTPLEDSFNINNVALVNGGPQTLGLRDLLQVYVDHRLDVVTRRSRYRLARRLERLHLVEGLLIAILDIDEVIQVIRQSDDSEAARSRLRTVFDLSELQAEYILELRLRRLTKFSRIELENEKQQLLSEIAELEALLTSPARLRDLVSVELDEISDRFGTPRRTLLTEARPSIATSASSRKNAPVLEIADTACRVYLSTTGRAIRVDIAEPVEGADETAVPLVRRRTKHDAIRSSVVTTARSEIGAVTNLGRLIRFTAVDLPNVPTNSIQLGAGARISDYLAMTNKKERVIAFVSLESEDSIVVGTRQGVVKRIATGAYPNKPEFEIIALKAGDEVVGAAQGPDGEELVFVTSDAQLLHFSASAVRPQGAAAGGVAGINLGAKASVIFFGSVDPAREIVVATVSSATDALPGVDPGRAKVSLLGEFPGKGRATGGVRAHSFLKGEDVLSLAWAGPAPSLAVGTDGSVRQLPDAGAKRDASGTPLDAAVGSIGTSL